Proteins from a genomic interval of Oncorhynchus clarkii lewisi isolate Uvic-CL-2024 chromosome 13, UVic_Ocla_1.0, whole genome shotgun sequence:
- the LOC139424695 gene encoding COMM domain-containing protein 1-like — translation MADVGTTKSLNGLLNGIAQIVYYNNAEITEELLKNELYPDLTQEEFRAMHEKMKGLLKSIAAANMDQAQLEAFLTAQTKKQGTGSVSAEQAAALSRFWKSHRARVRESLLGQSRWEPGLKGLTWRVDLQTSASRGGAANIPVALVELELGRAGEDSDFVCLEFDEAKVNQVLKKMAEIQESINTIVHRS, via the exons ATGGCAGATGTCGGAACAACCAAATCTTTGAACGGTTTGCTGAATGGAATAGCACAAATAGTGTATTATAATAATGCTGAAATAACAGAGGAACTTTTGAAAAATGAACTTTATCCAGACTTAACGCAGGAGGAGTTTCGCGCGATGCATGAAAAGATGAAAGGTCTTTTAAAG TCCATTGCCGCTGCAAACATGGACCAGGCCCAGCTGGAAGCCTTCCTGACTGCCCAGACCAAGAAGCAGGGCACGGGGAGTGTGAGCGCCGAGCAGGCGGCCGCCCTCTCCCGGTTCTGGAAGAGCCATCGGGCCCGGGTGAGGGAGAGCCTGCTGGGCCAGAGCCGCTGGGAGCCCGGCCTGAAGGGCCTCACCTGGAGGGTGGACCTCCAGACCTCAGCCAGCAGAGGGGGTGCCGCCAACATTCCCGTGGCCCTGGTGGAGCTGGAACTGGGCAGGgctggagag GACTCAGACTTTGTGTGTCTGGAGTTTGACGAGGCGAAGGTGAACCAGGTGTTGAAGAAGATGGCTGAGATCCAGGAGAGCATCAACACCATCGTACACCGCAGCTAg
- the LOC139424696 gene encoding N-acetyllactosaminide beta-1,3-N-acetylglucosaminyltransferase 2-like, which yields MHGGRKKTRVLCVMMILNVFVFILVGVSRNLGQDKGDQRKPRIPSKRFWKKQMTSEIFWNKEQQRLDYIYNPILMLGLTNDSLLELPDWLNDTKSPDPCQPDYSVTTQVKDYNSLPPRFQDFLQHMRCRSYPMIMDQPRVCESKPYLLLAVKSLAPHFDRRQAIRESWGRVGVLANRTVATVFLLGNAVAVDHFPNLSGMLSHEARLYGDLLQWDYRDSFFNLTLKEVLFLDWFSQRCPDARFVFKGDDDVFVNTWRILDFLHNLPDIRARDLFIGDVITNAGPHRDRKLKYFIPESVFVGPYPPYAGGGGFLYSGELALQLHNISQQVALYPIDDVYTGMCLQKLGLVPEKHKGFRTFDIDEKYRGNPCTYKSLMLVHSRTPQEMIKIWAWLSDPELDCQ from the coding sequence ATGCACGGCGGTCGGAAGAAAACCAGGGTGCTGTGTGTGATGATGATACTCAATGTCTTCGTCTTCATCCTTGTGGGTGTGTCTCGGAACCTGGGCCAGGATAAGGGGGACCAGCGGAAGCCACGCATTCCCTCCAAGAGGTTCTGGAAGAAGCAGATGACCAGCGAGATCTTCTGGAATAAGGAGCAGCAGAGGCTGGACTATATCTACAACCCCATCCTCATGTTGGGTTTGACCAATGACTCTCTCCTGGAGCTACCTGATTGGCTCAACGACACCAAGTCCCCGGACCCCTGCCAACCGGACTACAGCGTCACCACCCAGGTGAAGGACTACAACTCCCTGCCACCCCGCTTCCAGGACTTCCTGCAGCACATGCGCTGCCGCTCGTATCCGATGATCATGGACCAGCCACGCGTATGCGAGAGCAAACCCTACCTCCTATTGGCCGTCAAGTCCCTGGCGCCCCACTTCGACCGGAGGCAGGCCATCCGGGAGTCGTGGGGGCGGGTGGGCGTTCTGGCCAATCGGACTGTAGCCACGGTCTTCCTCCTTGGAAATGCCGTGGCAGTCGACCACTTCCCCAACTTGTCTGGGATGCTCAGCCACGAGGCCAGACTTTACGGGGACCTCCTCCAGTGGGACTACCGAGACTCCTTCTTCAACCTCACCCTCAAAGAGGTGCTCTTCCTGGACTGGTTCAGCCAGCGTTGCCCCGACGCCCGCTTTGTCTTCAAGGGGGATGATGACGTCTTCGTCAACACCTGGAGGATCTTAGACTTCCTCCACAATCTCCCAGACATCAGGGCCAGGGATCTGTTTATAGGGGATGTAATCACCAACGCCGGCCCGCACCGGGACCGGAAGCTCAAGTACTTCATCCCAGAGAGTGTGTTCGTGGGGCCATACCCTCCCTATGCCGGCGGAGGAGGGTTCCTGTACTCGGGGGAACTGGCACTGCAGTTGCACAACATCTCCCAGCAGGTGGCGCTGTATCCTATTGATGATGTCTACACAGGGATGTGTCTCCAGAAGCTGGGCTTGGTCCCGGAGAAGCACAAGGGCTTCAGGACGTTTGACATTGATGAGAAATACAGGGGCAACCCGTGCACGTATAAGAGCTTAATGCTCGTGCACAGCAGGACGCCGCAGGAGATGATCAAAATCTGGGCCTGGCTCAGCGATCCAGAATTGGACTGTCAGTGA